The Geminocystis sp. NIES-3708 genomic sequence TCATGCTCATCAATTTTGTAACGCATTTTCACCTCTTTTATATCCGCAGTATGTTGCTTTTTACGGATAGCACGGGCTTTTTTCTCTTGCTCAAACTTAAATTTACCGTAATCCATGATACGACAAACAGGAGGATCTGAGGTTTCACTGACTAATACTAAATCTAATTCTTGCTCCTCAGCCATACGATTTGCGTCTCTGGTGTCAAGGATGCCTAGTTGTTCTCCTTCTGTACCAATTACTCGTACTTGGGGAAAACGAATATTGTTGTTGATTTTCGGTAGATCTCTTTGATTGGTTCTTTTGTTGTTGCTATAGGTCACAGGTTTTGATTAACTTCTCCAATATGCGATCAAATGGTTTAATGAAAACGGTTGATTGTGTAAATAATATTTTTTCTTCATAGTCAATATTATAATTGCTGATTGCGAATCTGTATGATTTTTTTATCGAAGATTCTTGCTGAATACCTTAAGTAATGCTTATTCAATCATAATATTAAAAAAAATTAACAAGTTTAAATCTTCATGGAAACAATACAATCACTTTTTAATGGTGTGGCAGTAGGTAGTATTATCGCCTTGGCTGCGGTGGGTTTAACTCTCACCTTGGGTATTTTGAGATTATCAAATTTTGCCCATGGTGATTTTTTGACGGTAGGTGCTTATTTAACGTGGTTGGTTAATAATAATGGTGTTAACATTTGGCTATCAATGATCGTAGCGGCAGTAGGGACAATAATTTTAATGTTAATCAGTGAACAGTTATTATGGAAGCCTATGCGAGATAAGCGTTCTAATAGTACATCTTTGATTATTCTTTCTATTGGTTTAGCATTATTCTTACGGAATGGGATTTTATTTATTTGGGGAGGAAGTAACCAAAACTATGATTTACCTTTATTAGAAGCTATTGATATTGGTGGGGTAAAAATTGCTTATTATCGAGTTATTGTCATTGTTTTAACTTTAATTGCGATCGTCGCACTTCATTTTATTCTTAAAAATACCAAAATCGGAAAAGCCATGCGTGCGGTAGCAGATAACATTGATTTAGCAAGAGTTTCGGGTATTAATGTTGAACAGGTAGTCTTATTCACGTGGGTCATTACAGCAGTGTTAACGGCGATGGGAGGGGGTTTATATGGCTTAATTACTGCCGTACGCCCGAACATGGGATGGTTTTTAATTTTACCAATGTTTGCGGCTATCAGTTTAGGAGGTATTGGTAATCCCTATGGTGCGATCGCTGGGGGTTTAATTATTGGTATCGCACAGGAATTAAGTGTACCATTCTTCGGCTCAGAATATAAACTAGCAGTAGCCTTAGTTATAATGATAGTAATTTTATTAGTTCGTCCTCAAGGAATTTTTAGCAAATAATCCAAATGAATTTTGAATAACAATTAGGACTTTTTTAGCTATCAGTTATCAGCAATTATGAATTAATAATTAATTTTATTAATTGAGTTTTTTAATTATTACTTATTATTTAATTATGTCTTCTCCTGTATTTTTATGGCTTATAATTGGCTCTATTTTATGCTTAATGGAATTAATTTTTCCTACAGCTTTTGTAGAATTTGCCATGGGATTAAGTGCAATTATTGTAGCGGGTTTAGCTTTATTAATTCCTTATAATAATGTTTTAATTATTTTATGGATGATTATTTCAGTGGTGCTAGTAATCATGGCTAAAAAGTTTATTATGCCCAAAAAGAAAGATCCTATTTTAGAAGAAGCACAAGAAGGCATAACTATTACGGCAATTGAAGCAGGAAAAACAGGACAAGTTATGTATGAAGGTAATTCATGGAGTGCTATTTGTGAAGATGAAAATATCAAGATTTTTCCTGATGAAAAAGTTTATATTGTTAGTAGAAATGGGAATACTTTATCGGTTTTACCCACAAGATTTTTGAAAAATTCAAGTTTTTAGGTGAAAAATTATGGAATCATTCTTGTTTTTAATTATCGCATTAGGTGGTTCAGCATTATTTGGTAGCGTCAAAATTGTTAATGAAAAAAATGAGTTTTTGGTAGAGCGTCTTGGTAGTTATAATAAAAAATTAGAACCAGGGTTAAATTTTGTTGTCCCATTTCTCGATAAAGTGGTTTATAAAGACACCATCAGAGATAAAATTTTAGATGTAACTCCTCAGTCATGTATCACTAAAGACAATGTATCTATTACTGTTGATGCTGTGGTTTATTGGCGCATTGTGGACATGGAAAAAGCCTATTATAAAATTGAGAATTTAGAATTAGGCATGGAGAAGCTAGTTTTAACCCAAATTCGCTCAGAAATCGGCAAGTTAGAATTAGATGAAACTTTTGTCGCACGGACTGAAATCAACAACATATTACTAAGAGAATTAGATATTGCTACAGATCCTTGGGGAGTGAAAGTGTTGAGAGTAGAATTGAAAGATATTACACCGTCAACTGCTGTACAACAAGCGATGGAGCAACAAATGACGGCAGAAAGAAAAAAACGGGCAGTAATTTTAAACTCCGAAGGGGATAGAGATTCAGCTATTAATTCCGCTCAAGGTAGAGCAGAAGCTAAACTGTTAGAAGCAGAATCTCTGAAAAAAGCAGCTATTTTGGAAGCTGAAGCCAAAAAACAACAGCAACTTCTTCAAGCACAAGCTACCGCCGAATCTTTGGCAATTATCATGAATCAACTTAACAGTGATAAAGGTTCAGAAAAAGCATTACAATTTCTTTTAACTCAACAATATTTAGACACTAGCAAAACTATCGGTAGCAGTGAAAGTAGTAAAGTTCTCTTTATGAGTCCGAATGCTATTGTTTCAACTTTACAGGGTATTGGCTCAATTATCGATACAGAAAACCTCAATCAATAATCAAAGAAGTGTGGGTTAATCCCATTAACCCTCCAAAAATTAAAAAAAAGAATGTTATATTAAAGCAATTGTTTTATCTACTTGACTCTTTATCGTAACTATAATCAATGTTAAATCTCTCACAACTTTAACAAGTGAAGCATTTTCTGAACTATGTATTGCTAATCTTTACATACCAATGAAAAGAAGTCTTTAAGGAGAGTTAATTATCGTGTCGCCAGTAGATAGAGAAAGTGGCAATCGAGAAGATAAGTTAATTTAATTTTTAAAGTTATAGTTAATTAAAATAACACTGAGACAGTCGGGAAAATTATGTAGGATGAACAATGCCCACAAATCAAGGTTTTTGAGAATTTTTAATATTATTAAACTGTTTCATTCTTATTTAAAATGACTATAGTATCTGAAATGAAAAAAGTAAGTTAGGATTTGTTTTTAGTTCATCTACTATATTTAAGTTACTACGAAGAGGTAATCACCACCAGATGTTACTTGGGTGTTATCAGAAAAATGGAATAAATTAACAGAAGAAGAAAAGCGAAAATTTCTACCAATTTGTCAAGATTCTATCATAGAATTGAGATCTCAAAGTGATAGATTAAAACCATTACAGCTAAAAATAGAAGAGTATTTAAACAGTCGATTAAGACAAGGTTACTTACTCAATCCTCAAGATAAAGAAGTAGAAATTTATCAATGGGAAAAACTGATAAAAATGCCTTGTTTGTTATTAGGGGAAAATATATTGCCTAATTTTGAATTGCCGATTGATTATTATTGATATAAAAATCTTTTAGTATCTTTAATTCGGTAAACCACATCTTGATATAGTGGGATTATCTATGACATCATGACAAGTAAGTAAGCCTTCGTCTATGAATAAATTAGATTTTGTGTCTCTCGCAAAGGCGCAAAGACGCAAAGAAAGTTCGCAAAATATAATCTTTACTGTTGTCTAATTTATCTGGGAAAAGAAGGATAAATCTTTATTTATTGTTATTAATTACATTTAAAATAAAATAGAAACTATGACGACTGTACTAGAAAAAGGTAATATCTCCATCCATACCGAGAATATCTTTCCCATTATTAAAAAATCCCTCTATACTGATCATGAAATCTTTTTAAGAGAATTAATATCTAACTCCGTTGACGCTATTTCTAAAGCAAAAATGGCATCTTTAGCGGGAGAAATTACTAACGAGTTACCTGAGCCTGAAATTACTGTTAGTATTGATAAAGAAAAGAAAACTCTTTCTATCAGCGATAACGGTATCGGCATGACAGTTGATGAGATAAAAAAATATATCAACCAAGTTGCCTTTTCTAGCGCTGAAGATTTTATTACTAGATATGGTAAAACCGCCAATGATTTAATCGGGCATTTCGGTTTAGGTTTCTATTCTGCTTTTATGGTGTCTAAGCAGGTAGAAATCGACACTTTATCATATCGTGAAGGGGCAACGGCGATTCACTGGAGTTGTGATGGTTCACCTGAGTTTCAAATAAGTGACTCTACTCGCACCACTCCTGGCACAACTATCACCCTCACTATCATGGATGAGGAAACTGAATATTTAGAAGAATCTCGCATTAAAAATCTTGTCAAGAAATATTCTGACTTTGTACCCGTTGCCATTAAAATGGGCGGTGAAGCGGTTAACCGTCAAAAAGCCTTATGGAAAGAATCTCCCCAAAATCTCACCGATGAAGATTATTTAGAATTTTACCGTTACTTGTATCCTTTCCAAGAAGATCCTTTATTATGGGTACATTTAAGCACAGATTATCCCTTTTTACTCAACGGTATCTTATATTTTCCTAAATTACGTCCTGATGTTGATGTTTCTAAAGGACAAATTAAGTTATTCTGTAACCAAGTATTTGTAAGTGATCATTGTGAAGAGATTATCCCTGAATTTTTGATGCCCCTCAGAGGTGTTATTGATAGTCCTGACATTCCTTTGAACGTTTCTCGTAGTGCTTTAACTAACCATCGCACAGTCAGACGCATTGCAGACTTTATCAGTAAAAAAATAGGCGATCGACTCAAATCTTTATATAATGATGATAAAGCAAAATATATCAGCAGTTGGGAAGATGTCGGCACATTCGTTAAATATGGTGCATTAAGAGATGAAAAATTTAAGAAACAAGTCGAAGATTTAATCATCTATCGCACCACTTATCAAGCTGATAAAGTAGCCGAAACTCCTAAAGTTGAAGTTGACTCTGGAGACGATGCTTGGAAGGATGTCACCCCTGACAATAACCAACCTTACACCACCTTAAACGAATATTTAGATAGAAATAAAGAAAAACACGAAAAACGAGTATTCTACTGTAATAATGCTCAAACTCAAAGCACTTACGTTGACTTGTATAAAAATCAAGACATCGAAGTGTTATTCATGGATTCTTTCATTGACACTAACTACTTTATCCCTTTCCTTGAAAGAGAATATACTGATGTGAAATTCTCAAGGGTTGACTCAGAATTAGACTCTAGTTTGGTGGAAGAAGACAAAGCGAATGAAATTGTTGATGCCAATAGTAATAAAACCCGTGCAGAAGTTATCAAGGAAATTTTTGAGAAAGCCATTAACAAGCCTAAAGTTAACATCAAGACTCAATCCCTAAAAAGCGAAACTCAGGAAGAAACTCCTCCAGCTATGGTATTGTTACCCGAAGCGATGCGTCGTTTCCAAGAGATGACGGCAATGATGCAACAACGAGAGATGAAGTTTCCTGAAGAGCATATGTTAGTAATTAACACTGCTCATCCTTTGATTGAAAATATCTATCAACTTAACAAGGGTGCAATTATTCAAGGTAGCGGTGAATCGCCTACTCAAGAAATGGTTAACCTCATGTGTCAATATGTCTATGATTTAGCCTTGATGGCACAACGGGCATTCGATGCGGAAGGAATGACGGCTTTCGTAGAGCGATCGAACAAAGTGTTAACGAAGCTAACTAAGCGCTAAAATAGTGACAGGGTGGGCAATGCTCACCTTTTTTATTCAATATAAAAATATCTTCAATTTAGCTACAATTTAGAGAATAATAATTTTAGTTTTTATCATAAAGTTATGACTACTTATTTTGAAATCTTAAAATAAGTTGAAAAATGCCCATTACTGATCAATTTCAACTATTAAATACTTTAAAACAATCCCTTAAAAAATACAAAGAATTAGGGGAAACGGACGATATAATATCGGAGTTAGAAATTGCCGAAAGTCAAGAAGCATGGCAGAATTATTTAACTGGTAAAGACAAGGGAATTAGCTCGAGTGAATTAAAAAGGAAGTTATTATTAAATCAAGATACTGATGATATTTGATTATATTCTGTTAAAATAAAAAAAGCAGAAAAATTTTTATTAAAATTACCAAAAAATGAACAAATAAGAATTATTAAAGCCTTAGATAATTTACTTAATAACCCCACAAATCTTGATATTAAGAAATTGAAAGAGCGTTTAGAATTTCCTTTGAGAGTCGGAAAATATCGTCTTTTATTTTTAGAAGATACTAATAATAGTGTATATGTAATTATAACAATTGCCTCTAAGGATGACAC encodes the following:
- the infC gene encoding translation initiation factor IF-3, with translation MTYSNNKRTNQRDLPKINNNIRFPQVRVIGTEGEQLGILDTRDANRMAEEQELDLVLVSETSDPPVCRIMDYGKFKFEQEKKARAIRKKQHTADIKEVKMRYKIDEHDYQVRVSQAKRFLNAGDKVKATINFRGREAQHVHLGQELLERMAQDLTELAEIQQKPKKEGRNMIMFLSPKK
- a CDS encoding branched-chain amino acid ABC transporter permease; translation: METIQSLFNGVAVGSIIALAAVGLTLTLGILRLSNFAHGDFLTVGAYLTWLVNNNGVNIWLSMIVAAVGTIILMLISEQLLWKPMRDKRSNSTSLIILSIGLALFLRNGILFIWGGSNQNYDLPLLEAIDIGGVKIAYYRVIVIVLTLIAIVALHFILKNTKIGKAMRAVADNIDLARVSGINVEQVVLFTWVITAVLTAMGGGLYGLITAVRPNMGWFLILPMFAAISLGGIGNPYGAIAGGLIIGIAQELSVPFFGSEYKLAVALVIMIVILLVRPQGIFSK
- a CDS encoding NfeD family protein, producing the protein MSSPVFLWLIIGSILCLMELIFPTAFVEFAMGLSAIIVAGLALLIPYNNVLIILWMIISVVLVIMAKKFIMPKKKDPILEEAQEGITITAIEAGKTGQVMYEGNSWSAICEDENIKIFPDEKVYIVSRNGNTLSVLPTRFLKNSSF
- a CDS encoding SPFH domain-containing protein: MESFLFLIIALGGSALFGSVKIVNEKNEFLVERLGSYNKKLEPGLNFVVPFLDKVVYKDTIRDKILDVTPQSCITKDNVSITVDAVVYWRIVDMEKAYYKIENLELGMEKLVLTQIRSEIGKLELDETFVARTEINNILLRELDIATDPWGVKVLRVELKDITPSTAVQQAMEQQMTAERKKRAVILNSEGDRDSAINSAQGRAEAKLLEAESLKKAAILEAEAKKQQQLLQAQATAESLAIIMNQLNSDKGSEKALQFLLTQQYLDTSKTIGSSESSKVLFMSPNAIVSTLQGIGSIIDTENLNQ
- a CDS encoding Uma2 family endonuclease, translating into MLSEKWNKLTEEEKRKFLPICQDSIIELRSQSDRLKPLQLKIEEYLNSRLRQGYLLNPQDKEVEIYQWEKLIKMPCLLLGENILPNFELPIDYY
- the htpG gene encoding molecular chaperone HtpG; this translates as MTTVLEKGNISIHTENIFPIIKKSLYTDHEIFLRELISNSVDAISKAKMASLAGEITNELPEPEITVSIDKEKKTLSISDNGIGMTVDEIKKYINQVAFSSAEDFITRYGKTANDLIGHFGLGFYSAFMVSKQVEIDTLSYREGATAIHWSCDGSPEFQISDSTRTTPGTTITLTIMDEETEYLEESRIKNLVKKYSDFVPVAIKMGGEAVNRQKALWKESPQNLTDEDYLEFYRYLYPFQEDPLLWVHLSTDYPFLLNGILYFPKLRPDVDVSKGQIKLFCNQVFVSDHCEEIIPEFLMPLRGVIDSPDIPLNVSRSALTNHRTVRRIADFISKKIGDRLKSLYNDDKAKYISSWEDVGTFVKYGALRDEKFKKQVEDLIIYRTTYQADKVAETPKVEVDSGDDAWKDVTPDNNQPYTTLNEYLDRNKEKHEKRVFYCNNAQTQSTYVDLYKNQDIEVLFMDSFIDTNYFIPFLEREYTDVKFSRVDSELDSSLVEEDKANEIVDANSNKTRAEVIKEIFEKAINKPKVNIKTQSLKSETQEETPPAMVLLPEAMRRFQEMTAMMQQREMKFPEEHMLVINTAHPLIENIYQLNKGAIIQGSGESPTQEMVNLMCQYVYDLALMAQRAFDAEGMTAFVERSNKVLTKLTKR